TTTGGCATCTAGAGGAGGTACACATTTTACTCTTTTCAATTTTCTGTCAGGCCAGCTAGTTTAGTTTCTCCAAACTCCTGAGTTAAGTAGGTGTTCCCTAATACATGTACTTGAATTAAGTAATGTTTAAAGAATTAGTTTACTGCAAAAGTCTCCGGAATGTCCATAACTGTCCCCTACCATTTTCACCGGAGGGttcttatggtttgcgctctataCGTCTGCCTGTCTGTGAGtctttcacacttttctggatcctgcgataacttaaaaagttcttcatattttttcatgaaacttgaaacatggatggatggcaatatggacattatgcacgtcatttcattttattcctacgtaaaaaattctggttgctattgcaacaacaaaaaaattgaCTAGTCTAGATAGCTGATTTAGTAGTCCCATGTCAGCTACTTTTATTGAAAATTGTCTATATTAGCCATTCTGTTCACACTTACAGGAGACGATACAGTGAAGCTATGGGATATTAGGTCACTCAAGCAACCTCTGAAGGTCAAGGAAGGACTTCCAAACTTCTTTCCTAAGTACGGACCATTGTAAatagtgatttatttttttttattgtaaataattatacttgTTTCACTATCATGTGTTTAATCCTTTATCCTTTACTTTTTATTTTCCCccagcatatagtcgccgcttcgtctgttcttgcacaatttttgtccgggctatttctcagcaattaatgaccggaattcaattaaactttatgggaagcttcactaccaagagatgtgcatattgtcagccggttctggtcggatgatttttcacagagttatggccctttgaatttttccattaactgtacatattatagtgcaattcttgtccgggctatttctcagcaactaatgactggaattcaatgaaactttatgggaagcttcactaccaagaggacatgtgcatattatcagcgggttctagtcatatgatttttcacagagttatggccctttgaaattttctataaactgtacatatagtgcaattcttgtctgggctatttctccccaactactgactggaattcaatgaagctttatgggaagcttaactaccttgaggagatgcgcatgttatttgtgggttctggttagatgatctatttagagagttatggcccttttaaatttttaagttgctaaaccatccttcgtattattttgtccaaagttatgcccctcaagacatttccttttatctgaatatatagtgcaatattgtgacaaaaaaaacctttggggagcatcacccgtctccgacagtttcttgttttttctgttttcaaCATATAcgagtaaaaaaaacacttatattAAAATTGAATCAACATATCTTCTACGAAAAAGTTGAAGATACATTATACTTCAgtgataaattaaaatacaatattctttttgaaaaccaatgttttgtatTTGAAATCAGGTAAAATAAGAAACAACTTTTGATtcttaaatacaataaaagcattaaaaacCAAAACGTTTACATAAACCAACCATAGTCTTTAACaggaattttattattttaagaacttAAATAATGATTTTGCTAAAAAGATTTGTGAATATGGACCCAGAGGAAAATGCAATTGGctattatatatgtattacaaATGTAGCAGATGTCGTATGTGTTGAAAAGTGATGTTTTTATGTGCGTCAAATATTCTTTGGAAAAGCAAACTGCTGGTTTatcaatgacatttttttaaagtttgaattgAGATCagacccccaccccctaccctcAAACATAAATATCAATGATATGAATTTTGGGGAGTTGCTTTTAGTGAAAACAAAACGATAAACATCTTTTGCTTTTATcatttatattgatttataacAATAGTCATGATTATCACAAAACTACTTAGTATATACAATGTATCTCTATTTCTGAAACTAGCGAACTGTTTTGCTTAAAACAAATCAGTAATAAAAGATTTCCCCATTATATTGCTATGAtgattataaatgcatatttatCATTACAGCACAGATGTTTTGTTCAGTCCGGACGACAAGCTCGTAGTGACAGGTATCTCTGTAAAGAAGTCTGAGAGCAAGGGGAGGCTAGTCTTCATGGAGCGAGAATCCCTTGATACCATTACAGAGCTGGAAGTGTCAGACATGGTAGGTAAAACATGTCAACTTGATGCTCCCTGATCTTTCTGTAGACAAAAACTCAAACTTTGGTTGATAAATTAACCAGTAAAAGAAGAACTCTAGATCCAAAGAACAGCATGATAAcatataattttcatttgaattttCACACAATTGGTAAGGTCATGTTAGCATAGAAGTAATTTTGGcatcatttaattttattaccgaatacatTTGAGCACTTgtgaaaacggggcctaatgcatTTACATAGAGTATCATGCCTGATTAGCCTCTGTctgccacacaggcttatcagagataacactttccgcctagaatgGATTTTTGTTGAGttcctttaaatgataaaatctaTAAAAGCTGGAAGTCGTCCCAGTTTACATTGTGTGACATTAGCCGTTTTTTTTTCCAGAGACTGACTCATTTCTTTAGCATTCATATTGGTGGCTTTCAAATCATTGTGGCTAGCAGTACGTTGTGTGCTGACATTACCTTTAATGcaattgttgttatttaaataacaatGTGTTTTCACATAAAATGATTCGTGATTATCTATTTTCTTATTgctaaatttgtattttaaaagctTCTTTATAGCATTTGTAAAATTCCATATCTTTCTCTTAATTCATGAATTAGCTTTGGAGTTTAGTATTCATGTAAAACATAAGGTATCTTTTCAATTAGTACAGATACATAAATTATCTTTTAATAGCATTTTTATCTGGATTTTTCGAagatacaatgtacctcatataTTGATAACTTGTATAAATACCCTATTTGGGATTGCATTTTTGATGAGTTGGTCAAAGAATTTATAACTACtaaaaaacgaaaaatatttaaatcttaaTAACTCAAATACATTTTAGTTATCAGACAAGCACTACACAAGTTGAGTGTGCTGTCCTCAGACAACTCTTGTTTATTGGCTTTTTTTCATGACAAAGCTTAAAATGCTAGCATTAAAATCCAGCAAAGAATGCACATGTGTTGTGAACCCTGAAGTGTACAGCTATGTTGAATGCTTTCAGAGTGTTGTGAGATGCATATGGCACCCCAGACTCAATCAGTTTGTGGTCGGATGTGGTGATGGAAAGGCTCAACTCTACTACGATGAACACAAAAGTCACAGGTACCAATAGAAACCTTGCCACAGTAACAGGGTATTTACTCTTACATGTCTTTGTTTGAAGGAACGTGTCATTTGTAATGTTAGCTCCTGAAGGTTTTCATTGGCCTTTGCCAGCTTTTGTAGCTAATAGTGCATTTTTCTTTGACCTGCGTCATGTGAaattgggtcttatgccatatgctgccaACATAGTTCCAGACCAGCCTGGGCATTTGCACATGCAAGTCAGTAGCGACACAGTCCACTACCAATGAGCCCTGTGTGACTTAATAGCAGACAGGGTTGCCCCTGACAAGACTGCACAGATGCACAAACTGTTCTGGATCTATGCTGGCCGTAtaagacataagacccattttcgcatgacattactcatttaagaatacaaaacaAGCTTTTCTGCATAATGGTTATTTTCAGGGGTGCTAAGCTTTGTGTAGCAAAGAAGCCTTCTAAAGTCAAACAGATGGAAATTGTAGCCCATCGGCAGATTATCACACGTAAGTTGTGAATTAACAGAATTATTAATAATCTAGGAAACTGACAAAATAGTGAACAAATCTGTCTTTAGAACGTGATATAGGTTGTAGCTAATGTCTTGCAGACTCAAAGCTTCACATGCTTTTAAAATATCATATGTTTACTTATTGGATAATTAAATATAGCTAGTTAGTATGTGGTTTGGTTTGAGCAgattttatacttaatatgaaatgtaaattgatatacataTATGAAGTTGTTTTTCCATGTGTACATTTTTGTTGATACTTTTCGTTTGAAAGTTTAAAAGTACTGGTACATTAAAGACATCCACAATGTGGCCATTCCAGTATTAAATCTTGTATGAACAGAATTTACATTTTTACAGCGTACGCCCTGCCAATGTTCCGCCAGCAACGGGAGTCAAGTACCAAGAAACAGGAAGAACGAGCTAGAAAGGACCCAGTCAAATCACACAGGCCAGATCTACCTGTCTATGGACCAGGTACTCATACTGTTGGAtatgcgtagtgtcatcccagattagcctgtagcatgtgcagtccacacagcctaatcagggacaacactttccgccttgtgTAATTCTTGATCTAACTTTTGATAACTCTGGATTTTTATGATGTCAGTACGCAAAATGTGTGGTATTCATGTTTTGGATTCTTTCTTCaactgggcccgtattcaccaaacaattcttaaacttaagtctaagaataaagtaaattctttaaattagaatattcaagagtttctttaattttgagtcgaactctgcagtaaacatctctatctatattattcttcatatagaacattttgttaatgacataatcaccggtggaggcctgtatatattcaaacactgaacacatttttcttggttctaagtctattctttattcttaagtctaagaatcggttggtgaatacgggcccagattTCCTTCTTCCTTTTTATGCCTCCTgtagggtggaatatagcagttgaactgtccatcagtctgtccttccgaaaactttaacattggcgataacttttgcaatattgaagatagcaacttttaacatgatatttggcatgcatgtgtatctcatgaagctgcacattttgagtggtgaaaggtcaaggtcatccttcaagttcaaaggtcaaaaaacaaaatccgaGGGAAGTTACAATCTTTAAAAGgagataaattttatttaatatcatttggcaggtacagatcattttcacaacgGAAGTTTTTTCAGGATATAATCTAAAAcacattttaaggtcaaggtcatccttcaaggtaaaaaaatacaatccaagggaagtaataagctataaaagggagataatttctaaacctgccaaatgatatacatgtattgaaattttatttcaaagcgacgcaatagggggctttgtgtttctgacaaacacatctcttgttaatgctGTGCTGGTATGTTAATGCAACATAGAATTATGACCATTTATTTCAGTCATACACAAGGTGGTTGACTTCTCTGCCAATTATGACCATTTATTTTAGTTCTACACAAGGTGGTTGACTTCTCTTCCAATGTCCCTCACATCTGGACATATCtcacaatattgcaaaagaataaTCCCTGTGCCCGTGATTGGGTTGTAAAGTTTTTTAATTTGACACCTTCATAATACTAGTTTCTACAAGGTTTTGACTGTGTTGTTTTGAAGAGCAAGCACAATACTTATGATATTTTATAGTAACAACCTctgaacaaaaacaatttattgtGGAATTATTAAACGCATTGTATGACAGGTTCGATTATGTTTTGGTAACAAATTACAAGTTGTATTAATATTGCCTTGCTTAGGACAAAGTTTGGTGAATTAACATCAACGGACATTGACAAGAGCCTTTTTCGCAAACGTAAAAAAATACCCTCCTTGTCAGATATTTTCAAACGCAAATAACTAAAATAGGTCAGGATCTTTGGGTATGAAAAAGTCTACATTTCATGGTGATAAGATATTTCAATGTAAGAAATATGGAAAAAGTTTGCTATGCAAACTGAACATCTTATGTAAACttgttgacggacggaccgaattactccaatataccccctctcaaaCTTGTTGTAgatgtaaaacaaacaaaagctGCAAAATGATTTGCGTTggggtaaaatatttttttctttaatttgagcTTCAAAAATATGCATAATCCATTGTGAACAACACTATACTAGATTGCCTCTTATTATTCCCTTTCAACAACCTGACAGGCTCCGGTGGACGCCTGGCTAACAAGGGAGGCACCCTGTCCCAGTACGTCGTTCAGACCCTGGTCGTGCAGAAGGAAGACCCGTACGAGGATAACCCAAGGGAGGCAATCCTGCGACACGCAAAAGCAGCTGCAGAAAATCCGATCTGGGTTGCACCTGCTTATAAGAAGTAAGTAACGTAGGAGTTGTGTTGTTGGTTGTTTAATCTGGTTAACCCTTtgtcccataagaagcaaagagaaaattacttgcaaccagcataaaaccagaacagcctgtgagtaacttgcagtctgttcaggttttatgccgtttgctgctcatcagtaactaagggttgggaaatgaagcctttaaaactttaaattagTAGGAAAAAtacgtcaaaatatgtatttaagtggtaaagggttgattTAAGAATTATCTATCGAACAGACATTACAAAATGTGTCCAATTGTCAGGTATGTATGACACATTTTGAAAATGTCTGACAAAGCCATGTGTCCAACATTTGTTTGTGCTACACTTAATTGAAATTTTGCTCGTTTAACAGTGTACGTCTGACCGTAAAAGGGTCTGCCTGAGATACAGAATGTTCAAGTCTGTCCAACATGTTGTCTACTGAACAAATCAAGTTTCAGGATGTCTGTTTAATTAGTGTATTTAACTTGTGTAAATTGATGATCATTTTGATACTTGTAAAATTCTTAGGACTGGTCAAGTGTTTTTTAAAGTCACACCCTTCTTGAAATCAATTACTGCATACAGGGTCTTAACAGCTCTGACAAATGTGTATATTTTAGGACACAGCCTGTGCAGATATTCCAAACTGAGGAAGAAAAAGTTGAAGAAGAAGAGATTCAACCTCCATGGAAGAAAATCAAGAAAACGTGAAGAAATAATCATTTCATGCAATAGAAAAATTAGATCATAAAAAGCTGTAGAACTTCTGGATATTACAGTGATGCTCCTTTAAGCATGATGCATTAGGCAGTGATTGACGAACGCACAAGATCAATGAGCCATGCACTTGTAGATCATAAACTAAGCTTgcatacattttcttttaaaagcaGGCTTTTAAGTGCGATAAACAAAAAGTTAGCAGCTTTTGCCCACATTGATGTTAAAGTACTTCTTACATACAAGTTTTCTAAGAAAGTCTTAAGAGCCCAGCACTTATATTTGAGGGGCAAAGGGGTAATTTTATCCCTGCTGATAACATTTTAACAcgcaataattaaaaatattcagGCTCAATTGGCTTAAACGTTGTTTTGTAGGATGTCCGTGGcaatattcaatattttgttgAATGCCTGCTACTGCCTACTGAGAGGAAACACTATCAGTACATTACATGTTAACCTGGTAACCAGATAAAGAAAGCAAGTTTATATGCATGTAGAGATGTGTGGCTTCACATGTATTAATTGACATAGCATTGTCTGGTATAAAAAACGTTAATTATTAAGATTAAACTATACTTGTAAATGTGAGTATTGTCTATATCAATAGAGCACTTTACGATGTTTACATAGTTTATCCTTCTGTGAAGGTTAGCTTCAACAAGGTTACATGCTAGCTCCAGACCCAAAGTTCTGATATTCAAGTTCTATCCAAGCTTTTGAGGTCAAGTATTGTTCAACCTTTCTTAAGGAGAAATCTTATTAGGATAGTTTAATTGATTGAACAATAATATGAACTATTGTATTTATACATCTTTAATTACTAACaccaataaaatattgtttaaacataattattttgctatgcattgtaaatatgtacatacatgtataaccatCACCagtgaaaaataaattaatgaacttgaataaattatttaaaaaaaatgcattttatatacaAGAATGTAGCTAAgcacatgtatatttaatatagaCATTAACTAAACTGCtgtcaaaatatacatgtatacaatccaACTGCAATGAAAATGATGGAAGTTTACGTAAGTGCGAAACTTATTCTCTAGCGTTGAACATTATCTGCATTCATTTGTGTGACATTCCAACTGAAAATAGCATCATATATTTTACTTAACCAAATCAGTAATAACCTCATCTAACTGGTCAGTAAATGTTTTAAAGGAAAATTTCTGTTCCACATGTTTTCTGCCATTTTCCCCTAGTGATTTTCCCAGTTTTGGATCGTCAACAAATCTTTCCATTGCCTCTGCAAACTGATCCGGCCTGCCTTCACGAAGAAACCCAGTCTTGCTGTCCACCACAGTTTCTAACGGTCCTCCGCTTTTACAGGCAATGACTGGGCAACACATGTACATGGCTTCAATGGGCACTATGCCAAAGTGCTCGTTATCAGGAGTGTACAGAAGGCAATGACAATACTGCAAAAGCGTGAGTTTCTGAGCATCACTAAACGACCTCAAGAATGTAACGTCATCTGTGACCCCAAATTTTTTACAGAGATGACGAAGTTCAAGGTAGTGCTCCTTGTTTTCAGTAACTCTTTCATCATACCCTCCGGCCATAACAAGGTGGATTCCATCGCCCTGAGATTTGGATATCTTGTCCTTTAGTTGACctgaaaatgaacaaatacatatatatgaaaCGATAATATGGCATTGACCTGATATAAATAGTACACTTAAAGTAAGACTTGCTATCCTGCTAATGCAGATGAATGTACACTAATTTCatgaatgaaaatgttaacaaaatatatacacattcCCAAAATGCTAGCAAGACAAGTGTTTCAAATCATATTCATGTTATCAAAGTGAGTCTTTCAAATTATAATGCCATAGAATATGAGCCACAAGTTTTGTTATAGCTGTAGTTTCATGTGTGTGATGGAAGTAAAGTATGAGGGGAAAATTCCGTATACTGATTTTGACAACGCGAATCGTGTGCATAAAGCAATGACAAACCTAAacagacattttaataaacaccatcttaaacttaataaaaagattttatttttgaaaacctttttaacttcacatttaacatatgcAAAGTAACCAGTATTTATTGTGATAAAAACCAATGTGTGTTCCGATCCCTGTGAACGATGAGGGCAATCTTTTGTTTGAGCTCAATGTCTTTAAATTTGATATAAGGTCAACACTGTAACAATGTTCAACTTACAAACGCTTACAATGGCAGAATCTATCAGTGTTATATACGAAGAGGTTTCGCGGCCTCGCTTTTTTCGGCTGCTCATGAAATATACTCCCAGAATTTGTTGTACCCGCTcatccatttttagctcgactattatatatgaaatatatatagtggagctatcctactcaccccggtgtcggtGTTAGCGTGaagatgttaaagtttgcgtaccaccccaaatattttcaatgtcccttgacatattgctttcatattttgcatacatctttaccaacatgaccccaatctataaacaagagcagacaactgtatcaagcattttgtaagaattatggcccttttttcacttagaatatgcatattattgataaatctatgtttaagtttgcgtaccacctcaaatattttcaatgtcccttgacatattgctttcatattttgcaaacttctttaccaacatgaccccaatctttaaacaagagcagacaactgtatcaagcattttctaagaattatggccctttttcaatttacaatatgcatattactttagttacattgccataatttctttatttatgatcagattttattaatactctgataaaacaacacttacctgaataccacaatggattccaccgaaacaataccccacgccccaacccagaatccctgctcccccccctcaatttttttctttctttttttatttttaaaagatcatctaataaatgaccacactccaCATTATATCACCCTCTCAACCCctcctaaatattttttttttccttttttatttatttactttatttttaaaggaccatccaaacttcccacccaagctattgctatcaaacttgaaataatatatatttagtttgttttatgtctttacaaatgttcaatagattgtggaaaatatacctgaactattaccttgaccttattgaataatttgaacaattaccccatgatggcttacgttatactgtcaagcactcaaatagtcgagcgcactgtcctctgacagctcttgtttttttatgaatttacatGAATCGCGAAAATGACCCTGGGTCAACCAAATCCGCGTAAATCCGCAGAAAATTACATCCCTGAGTTAACAGAGATTTTTAATAATTCTTACCAAAAGCTTGAATTGCCAGGGCAAGATTCTTTTTTCGCTCATATCGGTTGATGGAAAGGAAGATTAACTTCTTGTTGCTAGGAATTAGGTCATCAGTAGGTTGTGCGACAGGTTTTTGAAATGCTGAGAAGTCAGGTATAGGATACAGTACAGCTGGCTCACACGAAGAGAGACTTCgaaatgttttcttaaatacagatgctgaaacaaaattaatgttttctttattacTAAAAAACATATAGAATCCCCATATTATGTCTAATTATTCATACAAGGTATgattcagtgccttccccaggaatttgttcaggcgccccggggccgaccgggggtgggttcgggaggggtgtcccctccttacgttgattttttttttaaattaaacgtgtctattcacgttctgtggtgcgttataactcaaagaaaaacagcgtcaaaagacgtcatttggtgcgctatgactcttcaaaaaaataaaatcccccagtcatttaaaaaaatatttttttttatattgtttaattgttttaaaacttttccgcacagatagtaaaatcccgactcaaacgattccccaatacatccgtttcaacccgactctattactgtatacttactatttttcaagtttctatttattacccgataatcccgtttattccgtttttatcaatctttttctggtaaatatttacgataaaagctttcagtttttagcataggtgcttgcacctatgcttaaggtatataccacattttgaaaatccacatcggtcggttaacctttctgaagccttacctgatcaaaaatcagacgaaatatctatttaatttagcatatggtaattcttacaattttttggagggaaacgtttttctaacgttttcttccaagaatattactgacaccgtttttagtgaatttttctaagaccgttttatgtcaaaaaatcttcttataacctagaacaaatttcgttcgtaaaacaattctgttcttgttgatagtgacctcacacctaatttagatctatatgggatcccaatttctatttccttcgtttactgttctgtgagaggtcaaatgtttacataactgaattaataaggccctggttaaagtatatggaacatttcatcggttaattataaatagaaattaaaacatattctcagcaggaagtggggcataaagcacttttattctttgaaaatgtgtaaaaaaatggcggagtacgatgaatgttttctgatttatgacatggattctgacgtgcctttctatggatttgatgaagtagagtttaaaagtaagagatgtgttaattgaagttaaaatgttttactttgagccagaaatttacgttacgagtagagttaacggtttaaatgtggcatcggatttaatggattcgcgtgaattctggacgagtgctgtgtctgtaaaatattaaatggaaagctgtaaatgtatcaagtcggaaaagaatacggatggttgcataatggtatgcgtgaaataatgtaattctacgtatttattttcatagttatgtcattttgtaaccattcacattcgtcactatttggaattcccgtttctaaagcattttgttaacaaggggggcgactcgtgatgtcagcaatcgttaaggctacaatatactaaataatcgagtcatgaagggctgtactttctaaacaaatcatcatattttcctcgaaggcatgttgtaca
This sequence is a window from Dreissena polymorpha isolate Duluth1 chromosome 16, UMN_Dpol_1.0, whole genome shotgun sequence. Protein-coding genes within it:
- the LOC127862442 gene encoding alpha-1,3/1,6-mannosyltransferase ALG2-like, which encodes MVKVVFLHPDLGIGGAERAVVDAALALKSRGHKVEFVTAHHDPNHCFQETKDGNFTVTVAGDWLPRNIFGRFYAVCAYIRMVYAAIYLVLFSDICYDIIFCDQISACLPILRCSSAKVLFYCHFPDMLLAKHDSLLKRIYRAPLDLLEEWTTGLAHVVLVNSKFTASVFKKTFRSLSSCEPAVLYPIPDFSAFQKPVAQPTDDLIPSNKKLIFLSINRYERKKNLALAIQAFGQLKDKISKSQGDGIHLVMAGGYDERVTENKEHYLELRHLCKKFGVTDDVTFLRSFSDAQKLTLLQYCHCLLYTPDNEHFGIVPIEAMYMCCPVIACKSGGPLETVVDSKTGFLREGRPDQFAEAMERFVDDPKLGKSLGENGRKHVEQKFSFKTFTDQLDEVITDLVK